The Mycolicibacterium hassiacum DSM 44199 genome includes a window with the following:
- a CDS encoding phosphotriesterase family protein, which yields MHEHVFVLSPEIHQNYPQVWGDEARREADAVERLNRLKARGVDSIVDLTVIGLGRYLPRIARIAEQTDINIVVATGVYTYHDVPMYFHFSGPQTPIGEPMVDMFVSDIEEGIAGTGIRAAILKCATDEPGLTPDVERILRAVAQAHRRTGVPISTHTHAPTRRGLDQQRVFAEEGVDLSRVVIGHCGDTTDIDYLEELIDNGSYIGMDRFGLDTLLAFEDRVDTVAKLCERGHADRMVLSHDASCFIDWLPEDLVATAMPNWHYLHIHDDVIAALKARGVTDEQLRTMLVDNPRRIFERQGGY from the coding sequence ATGCACGAGCACGTCTTCGTGCTCTCCCCCGAGATCCACCAGAACTACCCGCAGGTGTGGGGCGACGAGGCGCGCCGCGAGGCCGACGCCGTCGAGCGCCTCAACCGGCTCAAGGCCCGCGGGGTGGACAGCATCGTCGACCTGACCGTGATCGGCCTCGGCCGCTACCTCCCGCGGATCGCGCGCATCGCCGAACAGACCGACATCAACATCGTGGTGGCGACCGGCGTGTACACCTACCACGACGTGCCGATGTACTTCCACTTCTCGGGGCCGCAGACCCCGATCGGTGAGCCGATGGTCGACATGTTCGTCAGCGACATCGAGGAAGGCATCGCCGGAACCGGGATCAGGGCCGCGATCCTCAAGTGCGCCACCGACGAACCCGGCCTGACCCCCGACGTCGAACGGATTCTGCGAGCGGTCGCGCAGGCGCACCGGCGCACCGGGGTGCCGATCTCCACCCACACGCACGCCCCCACCCGCCGCGGGCTGGACCAGCAACGCGTCTTCGCCGAAGAAGGGGTGGATCTGTCTCGGGTGGTGATCGGGCACTGCGGCGACACCACCGACATCGACTACCTCGAGGAGTTGATCGACAACGGGTCCTACATCGGCATGGACCGGTTCGGGCTGGACACCCTGCTGGCGTTCGAGGACCGGGTCGACACCGTCGCGAAACTGTGCGAACGCGGGCATGCCGACCGGATGGTGCTGTCCCACGACGCGTCGTGTTTCATCGACTGGCTGCCCGAGGACCTGGTGGCGACCGCCATGCCGAACTGGCACTACCTGCACATCCACGACGACGTCATTGCGGCGCTGAAAGCCCGCGGCGTCACCGATGAGCAGCTGCGCACCATGCTCGTCGACAACCCGCGCCGGATCTTCGAGCGGCAGGGCGGCTACTGA
- a CDS encoding DUF3367 domain-containing protein produces MSRRWLWVVAAAALVLTFAQSPGQISPDTKLDLTANPLRFLLRAFNLWNSELPFGQAQNQAYGYLFPHGTFFLLGDLIGLPGWVTQRLWWALLLVTGFWGLLRVAEALGIGTRTSRVIGAVAFALSPRVLTTLGSISSETLPMMLAPWVLLPVILALRGQGPVRLLAARSAVAVALMGAVNAVATLSACLVAAVWWACHRPNRLWWRFTGWWAVCGALAVAWWAVALVLLGRISPPFLDYIESSGVTTQWMSLTEMLRGTHAWTPFVAPHSSAGTPLVTGSVAVLATTLVAAGGLAGLAMRSMPARGRLITILLVGIALLAAGYAGGLGSPVAQQVQEFLDAAGTPLRNLHKLDPLLRLPIALGLAHLLGRIPLPGSAPRRVWVSAFAHPERDRRVAVGIVVLVALAASTSLAWTGRLTPPGTFDAIPQYWHDTAAWLDEHNTEGRVLVVPGAPFATQVWGNTRDEPLQVLGESAWGVRDSIPLTPPQTIRALDSVQRLFAAGRPSAGLADTLARQGISYLVVRNDLDPETSRSARPILVHRTLAGSPGLHKVAEFGDPVGAGTLAGFVSDSGLRPRYPAVEIYRVDPPDAAIPVTPYLVDADAMTRVDGAPEALLRIDERRRLQGQPPLGPMLLTGDAERAGLPTPLVVVTDTPTVRETDYGRVDDHSSAIRTPDDTRHTFNRVMDYPAPGTEPVYGRWSGGRITVSSSAADSTALPHVAPGAGPAAAIDADSSTSWVSNALQSAIGQWLQIDFDRPITNATITITPSAPAVGAQVRRVEIATVNGTSTVRFEEPGKPVTAPLPYGETPWVRITAVATEDGSAGVQFGITDLAVTQYDANGFAHPVPLRHTVDVPGPPPNSLVAQWDLGSELQGRSGCARSPQGDVRCAPTMALAPEEPVSLSRTLTVPEPVTVTPTVWVRPRQGPKLADLVAEPNAARATGDADTIDILGSAYAAADGDPGTAWTAPQRVVQHRSAPTLTLKLPRPTEVAGLRITPSSSELPAPPRLVAIDLGDGPQVRRVARDAGPQTLAVRPRVTDTVRISILAWDDIIDRTALGFDQLKPPGLAEVVALDAQDRPIAAADAARNRGRTIELPCGRGPIIGVAGQFVQTSIRTTVGALLDGDPIPARPCRPEPIVLPAGQQELVVSPGAAFIADGIQLNGPLAHEIVPAATTPVAAGVWKADHREVTVEASERARVLVVPESINPGWEAHTADGTPLTPVTVNGWQQGWVLPPHTAGTVTLSFPSSKVFRAGLINGLALLPLLALLALVPARRPDPDLPPARTWRPGPVGAAAAVLGLGAIVSGVAGVLVAGAALGVRYLLRRREKLCDAVTLGTTAGAFILAGAVLSRYPWRSVDGYIGHSAGVQFLALLAVATLAASVVRFGDSDPPAAASGHRRPQHTLGGNGFATDRRRATIPRSVESGNRVDPPQRGGIAP; encoded by the coding sequence CTGTCGCGGCGTTGGCTGTGGGTTGTCGCTGCGGCGGCACTGGTCCTGACCTTCGCCCAGTCACCCGGACAGATCTCGCCCGACACCAAACTCGACCTCACGGCCAACCCGCTGCGCTTTCTGCTGCGCGCGTTCAACCTGTGGAACAGCGAGCTGCCGTTCGGGCAGGCGCAGAACCAGGCGTACGGCTACCTGTTCCCGCACGGCACGTTCTTTCTGCTCGGCGACCTGATCGGGCTGCCCGGCTGGGTGACCCAGCGACTGTGGTGGGCGCTGCTGCTGGTCACCGGGTTCTGGGGGCTGCTGCGGGTCGCCGAGGCGCTGGGCATCGGTACCCGCACCTCGCGGGTGATCGGCGCGGTCGCGTTCGCGCTGTCGCCGCGGGTGCTGACCACGCTGGGCTCGATCTCCTCGGAGACCCTGCCGATGATGCTGGCGCCGTGGGTCCTGCTGCCGGTGATCCTGGCGCTGCGCGGACAGGGCCCGGTGCGGCTGCTGGCCGCCCGCTCGGCGGTGGCGGTCGCGCTCATGGGCGCGGTCAACGCCGTCGCCACCCTCAGCGCCTGCCTGGTCGCGGCGGTCTGGTGGGCCTGCCACCGGCCCAACCGGCTGTGGTGGCGGTTCACCGGCTGGTGGGCCGTCTGCGGTGCGCTGGCCGTCGCGTGGTGGGCGGTCGCGCTGGTGCTGCTGGGCCGGATCAGCCCGCCGTTCCTCGACTACATCGAATCGTCCGGGGTGACCACGCAGTGGATGTCGCTGACCGAGATGCTGCGCGGCACCCACGCCTGGACGCCGTTCGTCGCACCGCACTCGAGTGCGGGCACACCGCTGGTGACCGGTTCGGTCGCGGTGCTGGCGACGACGCTGGTGGCGGCCGGGGGTCTGGCCGGGCTGGCGATGCGGTCGATGCCGGCCCGGGGCCGGTTGATCACGATCCTGCTGGTCGGGATCGCGCTGCTGGCCGCCGGATACGCCGGCGGGCTGGGTTCGCCGGTGGCGCAGCAGGTGCAGGAGTTCCTCGACGCCGCCGGCACCCCGCTGCGCAACCTGCACAAGCTCGACCCGCTGCTGCGGTTGCCGATCGCGCTCGGCCTGGCGCACCTGCTGGGCCGCATCCCGTTGCCGGGCAGCGCACCCCGGCGGGTGTGGGTGTCGGCGTTCGCCCATCCCGAACGGGACCGGCGGGTCGCGGTGGGGATCGTGGTGCTGGTCGCGCTGGCGGCATCCACCTCGCTGGCCTGGACCGGCCGGCTCACCCCGCCCGGCACCTTCGACGCGATCCCGCAGTACTGGCACGACACCGCCGCCTGGCTCGACGAGCACAACACCGAGGGCCGGGTGCTGGTGGTGCCCGGCGCCCCGTTCGCCACCCAGGTCTGGGGCAACACCCGCGACGAGCCGCTGCAGGTGCTCGGCGAGAGCGCTTGGGGGGTACGCGATTCCATTCCGTTGACCCCGCCGCAGACGATCCGGGCGCTGGATTCGGTGCAGCGCCTGTTCGCTGCCGGCCGCCCCTCCGCCGGACTGGCCGACACCCTTGCCCGCCAAGGGATTTCGTACCTGGTGGTGCGCAACGACCTGGACCCGGAGACCTCCCGGTCGGCCCGGCCGATCCTGGTGCACCGCACCCTGGCCGGTTCGCCGGGTCTGCACAAGGTCGCCGAGTTCGGCGATCCGGTGGGGGCGGGGACCCTGGCCGGGTTCGTCAGCGACAGCGGGTTGCGGCCCCGCTATCCGGCGGTGGAGATCTACCGCGTCGACCCGCCCGACGCCGCGATCCCGGTGACGCCGTATCTCGTCGACGCCGATGCGATGACCCGGGTGGACGGCGCACCGGAGGCGCTGCTGCGGATCGACGAGCGCCGCCGGCTGCAGGGTCAGCCGCCGCTGGGCCCGATGCTGTTGACCGGCGACGCCGAACGCGCCGGTCTGCCCACGCCGCTGGTCGTCGTCACCGACACCCCGACCGTGCGGGAGACCGACTACGGCCGCGTCGACGACCACTCGTCGGCGATCCGCACCCCCGACGACACCCGCCACACCTTCAACCGGGTGATGGACTATCCCGCGCCGGGCACCGAACCGGTGTACGGCCGCTGGTCGGGTGGACGGATCACGGTGTCGAGCTCGGCGGCCGACTCCACCGCGCTGCCCCACGTCGCGCCGGGCGCCGGACCGGCCGCGGCGATCGACGCGGACTCGTCGACCAGTTGGGTGTCCAACGCGCTGCAGTCGGCGATCGGACAGTGGCTGCAGATCGACTTCGACCGCCCGATCACCAACGCCACCATCACGATCACGCCCAGCGCCCCCGCCGTCGGTGCCCAGGTGCGCCGCGTCGAGATCGCCACTGTCAACGGCACCAGCACGGTGCGGTTCGAGGAGCCGGGCAAACCGGTCACCGCCCCGCTGCCGTACGGGGAGACCCCGTGGGTGCGCATCACCGCGGTGGCCACCGAGGACGGTTCGGCCGGGGTGCAGTTCGGCATCACCGATCTGGCCGTCACCCAGTACGACGCCAACGGGTTCGCCCACCCGGTTCCGCTGCGTCACACCGTCGACGTTCCCGGACCACCTCCGAACTCCCTTGTTGCGCAGTGGGATCTCGGCTCGGAGCTGCAGGGCCGCTCCGGCTGCGCGCGGTCGCCGCAGGGGGACGTGCGCTGTGCGCCGACGATGGCGCTGGCCCCGGAGGAGCCGGTCAGCCTGAGCCGCACCCTGACGGTGCCCGAGCCGGTCACGGTCACCCCGACGGTGTGGGTGCGTCCCCGGCAGGGACCCAAGCTCGCCGACCTGGTGGCCGAACCGAACGCCGCCCGGGCCACCGGCGACGCCGACACCATTGACATCCTGGGGTCCGCCTACGCGGCCGCCGACGGCGACCCGGGCACCGCATGGACCGCCCCGCAGCGGGTGGTGCAGCACCGCAGCGCACCGACGCTGACGCTGAAACTGCCGCGCCCCACCGAGGTGGCCGGGCTGCGGATCACGCCGAGCTCGTCGGAGCTGCCGGCGCCGCCGCGACTGGTGGCCATCGATCTGGGCGACGGACCGCAGGTGCGCCGGGTGGCCCGCGACGCCGGCCCGCAGACGCTGGCGGTGCGGCCCCGGGTGACCGACACGGTGCGCATCTCGATCCTGGCGTGGGACGACATCATCGACCGCACCGCGCTGGGGTTCGATCAGCTCAAACCTCCGGGGCTGGCCGAGGTGGTGGCGCTCGACGCGCAGGACCGCCCGATCGCCGCGGCCGACGCCGCCCGCAACCGCGGCCGCACCATCGAACTGCCTTGCGGGCGAGGGCCGATCATCGGGGTGGCGGGCCAGTTCGTGCAGACCTCGATCCGCACCACGGTGGGGGCGCTGCTGGACGGCGACCCGATTCCGGCCCGCCCGTGCCGGCCCGAGCCGATCGTGCTGCCGGCCGGTCAGCAGGAGTTGGTGGTCAGCCCGGGCGCGGCGTTCATCGCCGACGGCATCCAACTGAACGGTCCGCTGGCCCACGAGATCGTCCCGGCCGCGACGACTCCGGTCGCGGCCGGGGTGTGGAAGGCCGACCACCGGGAGGTGACCGTCGAGGCGTCCGAGCGGGCCCGGGTGCTGGTGGTGCCGGAGAGCATCAACCCGGGCTGGGAGGCGCACACCGCCGACGGCACCCCGCTCACCCCGGTGACCGTCAACGGTTGGCAACAGGGCTGGGTGTTGCCCCCGCACACCGCCGGCACCGTCACGCTGAGTTTCCCGTCCAGCAAGGTGTTCCGGGCCGGGCTGATCAACGGATTGGCGTTGCTGCCGCTGTTGGCGCTGCTGGCCCTGGTGCCGGCCCGGCGGCCGGATCCGGATCTGCCGCCGGCACGGACATGGCGGCCCGGACCGGTCGGCGCCGCAGCGGCGGTGCTCGGCCTCGGCGCGATCGTCTCCGGGGTGGCCGGGGTGCTGGTCGCCGGCGCGGCGCTGGGGGTGCGGTATCTGCTGCGGCGCCGGGAAAAGCTGTGCGATGCCGTGACTCTCGGCACCACCGCGGGTGCGTTCATTCTGGCCGGTGCGGTGTTGAGCCGTTATCCGTGGCGTTCGGTGGACGGCTACATCGGCCATTCGGCGGGAGTGCAGTTCCTGGCGTTGCTGGCCGTCGCCACGCTGGCCGCGTCGGTGGTCCGCTTCGGCGATTCGGACCCGCCGGCGGCAGCATCGGGTCACCGCCGGCCACAGCACACGTTGGGCGGCAACGGGTTTGCCACGGATCGGCGGCGTGCGACGATCCCACGATCGGTGGAATCGGGAAATCGTGTCGATCCGCCACAGCGGGGCGGAATCGCGCCCTAG
- a CDS encoding DUF2613 domain-containing protein — MDRFLVPAAASIVVGLLLGAAAVFGVTLMVQQDTKPPLQAGDPASSVLNRVEYGERS; from the coding sequence ATGGATCGGTTCCTCGTGCCCGCCGCGGCCAGCATCGTGGTCGGACTGTTGCTGGGCGCGGCTGCCGTCTTCGGAGTGACGCTGATGGTGCAGCAGGACACCAAGCCTCCGCTGCAGGCGGGCGACCCGGCGTCGTCGGTGCTCAACAGGGTGGAATACGGCGAGCGCAGCTAG
- a CDS encoding glycoside hydrolase family 3 N-terminal domain-containing protein codes for MAKSRALCALVALSGLVLACSPATEEAMSVSGVLTKAAGHAPQAPAPAVPAAPACGQGRALLAELSTRDKLAQLLMVGVANEADARAVVNNHHVGGVMIGSWTDLSMVSSGALAAIASSATPLPLAVAVDEEGGRVSRLSTLIGRQQSPRELARTHTPEQVYQIARQRGAEMRARGVTIDFAPVVDVTDAPANSVIGDRSFGEDPVTVTDYAGAYARGLRDAGVLPVLKHFPGHGRASGDSHAGGVTTPPLSDLNEVDLVPYRTLTAQAPVGVMVGHMQVPGLTGGDPASLSPRAYALLRSGDYGGPPFAGPIFTDDLSSMRAVSDRFGVPDVALRALQAGADTALWVTTAEVPAVLDRLEQALDTGELTMSQVDEAVLRMAAIKGPHPSC; via the coding sequence ATGGCCAAGTCCCGAGCGCTCTGCGCACTAGTGGCACTGTCCGGGCTCGTGCTGGCCTGCTCCCCGGCCACCGAGGAAGCGATGTCGGTGTCCGGGGTGCTCACCAAGGCCGCAGGACACGCGCCGCAGGCGCCGGCGCCCGCGGTGCCCGCCGCCCCGGCCTGCGGGCAGGGCCGGGCCCTGCTCGCCGAGCTGTCCACCCGCGACAAGCTGGCCCAGTTGTTGATGGTCGGGGTGGCCAACGAGGCCGACGCCCGTGCGGTGGTCAACAACCACCACGTCGGCGGCGTCATGATCGGCAGCTGGACCGACCTGTCGATGGTGTCGTCGGGCGCGCTGGCCGCGATCGCGTCGTCGGCGACGCCGCTGCCGCTGGCGGTGGCCGTCGACGAGGAGGGCGGCCGGGTGTCACGGCTGTCCACGTTGATCGGCCGACAGCAGTCGCCGCGCGAACTGGCCCGCACCCACACGCCCGAGCAGGTGTATCAGATCGCCCGCCAGCGCGGCGCCGAGATGCGCGCCCGCGGGGTGACCATCGACTTCGCGCCGGTCGTCGACGTCACCGACGCCCCGGCGAACTCGGTGATCGGCGACCGCTCGTTCGGCGAGGACCCGGTCACGGTCACCGACTACGCCGGTGCCTACGCCCGGGGGCTGCGCGACGCCGGGGTGCTGCCGGTGCTCAAACACTTCCCGGGCCACGGCCGGGCGTCGGGCGACTCCCACGCCGGCGGCGTCACCACTCCGCCGCTGTCGGACCTGAACGAGGTGGATCTGGTGCCGTACCGGACGCTGACCGCACAGGCGCCGGTGGGGGTGATGGTCGGGCACATGCAGGTGCCGGGGCTGACCGGGGGCGATCCGGCCAGCCTGAGCCCGCGCGCCTACGCGCTGCTGCGCTCCGGCGACTACGGCGGGCCGCCGTTCGCCGGCCCGATCTTCACCGACGACCTGTCGTCGATGCGGGCGGTGTCGGACCGGTTCGGGGTGCCCGACGTCGCGCTGCGCGCGCTGCAGGCCGGCGCCGACACCGCGCTGTGGGTGACCACCGCCGAGGTGCCCGCGGTGCTGGACCGGTTGGAGCAGGCCCTCGACACCGGCGAGCTGACGATGTCGCAGGTCGACGAGGCGGTGCTGCGGATGGCGGCGATCAAGGGGCCGCACCCGAGCTGCTGA
- a CDS encoding TetR/AcrR family transcriptional regulator codes for MAGGTKRLPRAVREQQMLDAAVEIFSVNGYHETSMDAIAAKAQISKPMLYLYYGSKEELFGACLDRELSRFVDEVRSKIDFSQSPKDLLRNAVLAFLNYIDAHRASWMVLYNQATSSQAFAHTVREGRERIIDLVSRLLQSGTRHPEPGTDFELMAVALVGAGEAVASRVSTGDADVHEAAELLINLFWRGLKGTPAEHADHAPAEPTTNTAVGAAEG; via the coding sequence ATGGCAGGTGGAACGAAGCGACTGCCGCGCGCCGTACGTGAGCAGCAAATGCTCGACGCCGCCGTGGAGATCTTCTCGGTCAACGGCTACCACGAGACCTCGATGGACGCCATCGCGGCGAAGGCGCAGATCTCCAAGCCGATGCTGTACCTGTACTACGGCTCCAAGGAGGAGTTGTTCGGCGCCTGCCTGGACCGCGAGCTGTCCCGGTTCGTCGACGAGGTGCGCAGCAAGATCGACTTCAGCCAGAGCCCGAAGGATCTGCTGCGCAACGCGGTGCTGGCGTTCCTGAACTACATCGACGCGCACCGCGCCTCGTGGATGGTGCTCTACAACCAGGCCACCAGCTCACAGGCGTTCGCCCACACCGTGCGCGAGGGCCGGGAACGGATCATCGACCTGGTCAGCCGGCTGCTGCAGTCCGGCACCCGTCATCCCGAGCCCGGCACCGACTTCGAGCTGATGGCGGTCGCGCTGGTGGGCGCGGGCGAGGCGGTGGCCTCGCGGGTGTCCACCGGCGACGCCGACGTGCACGAGGCAGCCGAACTGCTGATCAACCTGTTCTGGCGCGGCCTGAAGGGCACCCCGGCCGAACACGCCGACCACGCCCCGGCCGAGCCCACCACCAACACCGCGGTGGGCGCGGCCGAGGGCTAG
- a CDS encoding IS481 family transposase, translating to MVHANASLTPRGRLRLAQAVVDQGWSLRRAAERFQCSVATAKKWADRYRDGGEAAMVDRPSRPHRSPLRLPKRRERRIVNLRFTRRWGPHRIAAHLRLARSTVEAVLRRYRMPLLRHLDQNTGLPVRRPKPRRYEHPAPGDLVHVDVKKLGRIPDGGGHRKLGRQAGRRNRCGMGYTFLHHAVDDHSRLAYSEDLADERKETAAGFWKRASAFFADHGITVKRVLTDNGSCYRSKNFAEALGPDIAHKRTRPYRPQTNGKVERFNRTLTTEWAYAQTYRSEAERAGTYQHWLHHYNHHRPHTGIGGMTPIDRLRVHNLPVKNS from the coding sequence ATGGTCCACGCTAATGCTTCGTTGACTCCTCGTGGGCGGTTGCGGCTTGCGCAGGCTGTTGTTGATCAGGGCTGGAGTTTGCGGCGCGCTGCTGAGCGGTTCCAATGTTCGGTGGCCACAGCCAAGAAATGGGCCGACCGTTATCGCGACGGTGGCGAAGCAGCGATGGTAGACCGGCCCAGCCGGCCGCATCGCAGTCCATTGCGGTTGCCGAAACGACGTGAGCGGCGCATCGTCAACCTGCGCTTCACCCGGCGGTGGGGCCCACATCGTATCGCCGCCCATTTGCGGTTGGCGCGGTCAACGGTAGAAGCGGTGTTACGCCGCTACCGCATGCCATTGCTGCGGCACCTGGACCAGAACACCGGGTTGCCGGTACGCCGGCCCAAACCCCGCCGCTATGAGCACCCGGCTCCCGGCGACTTGGTCCATGTCGACGTCAAGAAACTGGGCCGCATCCCCGACGGGGGCGGCCATCGCAAGCTGGGTCGCCAAGCCGGCCGGCGCAACCGCTGCGGCATGGGATACACGTTCTTGCACCACGCCGTTGATGACCACTCCCGGCTGGCGTATTCCGAGGACCTCGCCGACGAACGCAAAGAAACCGCCGCGGGGTTCTGGAAACGCGCCAGCGCGTTCTTCGCCGACCATGGCATTACCGTCAAGCGGGTGTTGACCGACAATGGATCCTGTTACCGGTCAAAGAATTTCGCTGAAGCGCTCGGCCCCGACATCGCCCACAAGAGGACCCGGCCCTACCGGCCGCAGACCAACGGCAAAGTCGAGCGATTCAACCGCACCCTGACCACTGAATGGGCCTATGCGCAGACCTACCGCTCTGAGGCCGAACGCGCCGGAACCTACCAGCACTGGCTGCATCACTACAATCACCACCGACCCCACACCGGCATCGGCGGAATGACACCTATCGACCGCCTACGCGTTCACAACCTACCCGTGAAGAACAGCTAG
- a CDS encoding MaoC/PaaZ C-terminal domain-containing protein, whose amino-acid sequence MVSLPVSPSLVNMARAAVGALPFVQRPDQLPDRTVSVDDLRIDPANVADYAAVTGLRFGDTVPLTYPFTLTFPTVMELVTGFDFPFAAMGSVHLENHITQYRPIAVTDTVSVRVHAENLREHRRGLLVDIVTEVSVGNDPAWHQVTTFLHQQRTSLSDQPKPPPQKPPKLGPPNAVLRITPGQIRRYAAVGGDHNPIHTNPIAARLFGFPTVIAHGMFSAAAVLANIEGKLPDAVKYSVRFARPVVLPATAGVYIDRTDTGWELAMRHLTKGEPHLFGTVTAL is encoded by the coding sequence ATGGTGAGCCTGCCGGTTTCACCCTCGCTGGTGAACATGGCGCGGGCGGCGGTCGGCGCCCTGCCGTTCGTGCAGCGGCCCGACCAGCTGCCCGACCGCACCGTGTCGGTCGACGACCTGCGGATCGACCCGGCCAACGTGGCCGACTACGCGGCGGTGACCGGGTTGCGGTTCGGCGACACGGTGCCGTTGACCTACCCGTTCACGCTGACCTTCCCGACCGTGATGGAGCTGGTGACCGGGTTCGATTTCCCGTTCGCCGCAATGGGTTCGGTGCACCTGGAGAACCACATCACCCAGTACCGGCCGATCGCGGTGACCGACACCGTGTCGGTGCGGGTGCATGCGGAGAACCTGCGTGAGCACCGGCGCGGCCTGCTGGTCGACATCGTCACCGAGGTGAGCGTCGGCAACGACCCGGCCTGGCATCAGGTGACGACGTTCCTGCACCAGCAGCGCACCAGCCTGTCCGACCAGCCCAAGCCGCCGCCGCAGAAGCCGCCGAAACTCGGTCCGCCCAACGCGGTGCTGCGCATCACGCCGGGGCAGATCCGCCGCTACGCTGCGGTGGGTGGGGATCACAACCCGATCCACACCAACCCGATCGCGGCCCGGCTGTTCGGGTTCCCGACCGTGATCGCGCACGGAATGTTCAGCGCCGCAGCGGTTCTGGCGAACATCGAGGGCAAGCTGCCGGATGCGGTGAAGTATTCGGTGCGGTTCGCCCGCCCGGTGGTGCTGCCGGCCACCGCGGGCGTCTACATCGACCGCACCGACACCGGCTGGGAGTTGGCGATGCGGCACCTCACCAAGGGCGAACCGCATCTGTTCGGGACGGTGACGGCGCTGTAG
- a CDS encoding 3-oxoacyl-ACP reductase produces MASDLYSQIVHSAPGSFLAKQLGIPQPEELRRYRPGDKPLAGPLLIGDSGTLAGATSTGGRIVEPMRLALAEDYDIVGDNVGGRWADTFGGLVFDATGITEPSGLKALYEFFTPVLRNLGPCGRIVVVGNTPEATGSAHERITQRALEGFTRSLGKELRRGATVNLVYLHPDAKPGATGLESTLRFILSGKSAYVSGQVFRIGPADAEPPADWDRPLDGKVAVVTGAARGIGATIAEVFARDGAKVVCIDVEQSADALNQTAGKVGGTALTLDVTAYDAVDKITAHLREHHDGHADILVNNAGITRDKLLANMDEKRWDAVIAVNLLAPIRLSEGLVDNGTIREGGRIVGLSSMAGIAGNRGQTNYATTKAGMIGLTDALAEAYAGKNITVNAVAPGFIETQMTAAIPFATREVGRRLNSLYQGGKPVDVAETIAYFANPASNAVTGNTIRVCGQAWLGA; encoded by the coding sequence ATGGCATCGGATCTGTACTCGCAAATCGTGCATTCGGCACCAGGATCGTTCCTGGCCAAGCAACTGGGCATCCCGCAGCCGGAGGAGCTGCGCCGCTACCGGCCGGGTGACAAACCGCTGGCCGGCCCGCTGCTGATAGGCGACTCCGGCACGCTAGCCGGCGCCACGTCCACCGGTGGGCGCATCGTCGAGCCGATGCGTCTAGCGCTGGCCGAGGACTACGACATCGTGGGCGACAACGTCGGCGGCCGGTGGGCCGACACATTCGGCGGGCTGGTGTTCGACGCCACCGGCATCACCGAACCGTCCGGCCTCAAGGCGCTGTACGAGTTCTTCACCCCGGTGCTGCGCAACCTCGGCCCGTGCGGGCGCATCGTGGTGGTCGGCAACACCCCGGAGGCGACCGGCAGCGCGCACGAGCGGATCACCCAGCGCGCACTAGAGGGCTTCACCCGCTCACTGGGCAAGGAACTGCGCCGCGGCGCCACGGTGAACCTGGTGTACCTGCACCCGGACGCCAAACCGGGCGCCACCGGCCTGGAGTCGACGCTGCGGTTCATCCTGTCGGGCAAGTCCGCCTACGTGAGCGGCCAGGTGTTCCGGATCGGCCCCGCCGACGCCGAACCGCCGGCCGACTGGGACCGCCCGCTGGACGGCAAGGTCGCGGTGGTGACCGGCGCGGCCCGCGGGATCGGCGCCACCATCGCCGAGGTGTTCGCCCGGGACGGGGCCAAGGTGGTGTGCATCGATGTCGAGCAGTCCGCCGACGCCCTGAACCAGACCGCGGGCAAGGTCGGCGGCACCGCGCTGACCCTCGACGTCACCGCCTACGACGCGGTCGACAAGATCACCGCGCACCTGCGGGAGCACCACGACGGCCACGCCGACATCCTGGTCAACAACGCCGGCATCACCCGCGACAAGCTGTTGGCCAACATGGACGAGAAGCGTTGGGACGCCGTGATCGCGGTCAACCTGCTGGCGCCGATCCGGCTCAGCGAGGGCCTGGTCGACAACGGCACCATCCGCGAGGGCGGGCGCATCGTCGGGCTGTCGTCGATGGCCGGTATCGCCGGCAACCGCGGGCAGACCAACTACGCGACGACCAAGGCCGGCATGATCGGGCTCACCGACGCCCTGGCCGAGGCGTACGCCGGCAAGAACATCACCGTCAACGCGGTCGCGCCCGGGTTCATCGAGACCCAGATGACCGCGGCGATCCCGTTCGCCACCCGCGAGGTCGGCCGCCGGCTCAACTCGCTGTATCAGGGCGGTAAGCCCGTCGACGTCGCCGAGACCATCGCCTACTTCGCCAACCCCGCGTCGAATGCCGTGACCGGCAACACGATCCGGGTGTGCGGGCAGGCCTGGCTGGGCGCCTGA